A genomic region of Alnus glutinosa chromosome 11, dhAlnGlut1.1, whole genome shotgun sequence contains the following coding sequences:
- the LOC133880954 gene encoding uncharacterized protein LOC133880954 has protein sequence MECSQSGVRIFWSRRSELRPWERALKLEKIEDRFWQELWRLEAPAVVKNFMWKVGNDLLPTKGNLFQKNIVQNPNCPICLQETEDMLHILWSCKSSMAVWQECGKKIQKLALGETDGKGLLQYLMRKLEGEDLLMAIVVSCMIWLRRNAVVFDREFTPPGSLVADAQRVVREFTQPVMSSDLPLRPASGSAVTWTPPRYGTIKINWAAILNHVMKQTGIGVLIRNANGELLATQAKFFSSLMDSSLAAALGAWYAVKLGCDMGAHLEGATLSVVAALKKNGPCGSSFLI, from the coding sequence ATGGAATGTTCACAGTCTGGAGTGCGTATTTTCTGGAGCAGAAGAAGCGAACTCAGGCCATGGGAGAGAGCTCTTAAGCTAGAGAAGATCGAGGACAGGTTTTGGCAGGAGCTTTGGAGATTGGAAGCACCGGCAGTGGTGAAAAATTTTATGTGGAAAGTGGGCAATGACTTGCTCCCAACAAAGGGgaatttgttccaaaaaaatattgtcCAAAATCCAAATTGTCCTATTTGCTTGCAGGAGACAGAGGATATGCTCCATATCCTTTGGAGTTGCAAGTCTTCTATGGCAGTGTGGCAAGAATGTGGGAAGAAGATTCAGAAGCTTGCACTTGGGGAAACTGATGGGAAGGGGTTGTTGCAGTACCTGATGAGGAAGCTTGAGGGTGAGGATTTACTGATGGCTATTGTGGTGTCATGCATGATATGGTTGAGGCGAAATGCTGTAGTTTTTGATCGTGAGTTCACACCCCCAGGTAGCCTAGTTGCTGACGCACAGAGAGTGGTAAGGGAGTTCACTCAACCTGTAATGAGCTCTGATTTGCCCCTTCGACCAGCTTCTGGATCGGCTGTGACTTGGACTCCTCCCCGTTATGGTACCATTAAGATCAACTGGGCTGCTATCCTCAACCATGTGATGAAACAGACGGGCATTGGGGTCCTGATTAGGAATGCAAATGGTGAGTTGCTCGCGACACAGGCCAAGTTCTTCTCTTCCTTGATGGATTCGTCTCTGGCAGCAGCTTTGGGAGCATGGTATGCTGTAAAACTAGGATGTGATATGGGTGCGCACCTTGAAGGAGCTACACTGAGTGTAGTGGCTGCCCTAAAGAAGAATGGGCCTTGCGGTAGTAGCTTTCTCATCTGA
- the LOC133880955 gene encoding peptide methionine sulfoxide reductase B5-like, translated as MASQIPRTLPLSSSKTRILNPTAKHAFSKLLCPPKSAPTSLFRAHFRPFAPKPIITVPISATGFGGSFHQSNRSFRGGVVAMAAPGSVQKSEEEWRVILSPGQFRVLRQKGTENPGTGEYNKFFLDGVYQCAGCGTPLYRSTTKFDSGCGWPAFYEGLPGAINRNPDPDGMRTEITCATCGGHLGHVFKGEGFRTPTNERHCVNSISLKFTPANSDPSK; from the exons ATGGCCTCTCAAATTCCAAGAACATTACCTCTCTCGTCCTCCAAAACCAGAATCCTCAACCCCACAGCCAAACACGCTTTCTCGAAGCTCCTGTGTCCACCAAAATCCGCACCCACCTCTCTCTTCAGGGCTCATTTCAGACCCTTTGCTCCCAAACCCATCATTACTGTTCCTATTTCTGCAACTGGGTTTGGCGGATCATTTCACCAGAGTAACCGCAGCTTTCGTGGTGGGGTTGTAGCCATGGCTGCACCTGGGTCGGTCCAGAAATCGGAGGAGGAGTGGCGGGTCATTCTCTCGCCCGGGCAGTTTCGGGTTCTGCGGCAAAAGGGCACAGA GAATCCGGGCACGGGAGAATATAACAAGTTCTTTTTGGACGGAGTTTATCAATGTGCAGGATGTGGAACCCCTCTCTATAGGTCCACAACCAAATTTGACTCTGGCTGTGGTTGGCCGGCTTTCTATGAAGGTCTCCCTGGAGCCATAAATCGCAAT CCGGATCCGGATGGGATGAGGACAGAAATCACATGTGCAACTTGTGGTGGGCATCTAGGTCATGTTTTCAAAGGTGAAGGTTTTCGAACACCCACGAATGAACGCCATTGTGTTAATAGTATCTCTCTCAAATTCACTCCAGCAAATTCTGATCCTTCCAAGTGA